A region from the Candidatus Bathyarchaeota archaeon genome encodes:
- a CDS encoding zinc ribbon domain-containing protein, whose translation MREGSMVYCSRCGRMNPDDARFCIECGFPLHSEGGPTRTQYKQGFHIGSSLRGWRMARLLLGLVLVAWGLTQLLGINFIALLAIIMGLLIMLRALGIRLLKR comes from the coding sequence GTGAGGGAGGGATCGATGGTCTACTGCTCCCGATGTGGTAGGATGAACCCCGACGATGCGAGATTCTGCATCGAGTGTGGCTTCCCCCTCCACTCAGAGGGAGGTCCTACCCGAACACAGTATAAACAAGGATTTCATATCGGCTCCTCCCTTAGAGGTTGGAGGATGGCAAGGCTCCTCCTTGGACTAGTTTTGGTTGCTTGGGGGCTTACACAACTTCTTGGTATAAACTTCATCGCTCTACTCGCCATAATCATGGGCCTTCTCATAATGCTCAGGGCGTTGGGGATCAGGCTTTTAAAAAGATGA